The genomic interval TTCAAGCAGCGCCTCGTCCTTTTGGCTGACCCTTCACTCCGGAAGAGGCGCGAACTATACGGATATGATCCGGGGCGCGCAAGTACTTTTTGAAAAAAGTTTTAAGGCTCCTTGCGTACCTCTTCGGGCGCATCCTCTTCGCCGGATTCAGCGCTGCCCTGAGCAGAGGAATCATCGCCCTCTTTACTGCTATTCACCCACCCCACCAGAGAGGCCCGGCGCCGCCAGAGCCAGATGGCCGGGCCCGACAGGCCGTAGGTGACTGACATGCACAGCAGCACAACCGGCGGGTTGATGCTGACCACCACAAACACCCCCACCACCATCAACATGACCACAAAGGGTACGCGCCCGCGGAAGTCGATGTCCTTGAAGCTGTAGTAGCGAACATTGCTGACCATTAACAGCCCGGCGATGGTCGTGATTAGCGCCGAGGCCACCGCGACGGATACGGACACATCGCCGCTATGGCCAGTCCATACGATGGACGCGAGAATGGCCGCCGACGGCGGGCTGGCCAGACCGACGAAGTACTTCTTGTCGACCACACCTATCTGGGTGTTGAACCGGGCCAAGCGCAGAGCGGCGCAGACGGCGAACACAAAGGCGGCCGCCCAGCCGAGCTTTCCCAAGTCCGACAGCGCCCAACTGAACATGACCAGGGATGGCGCCAACCCGAAGGACACCATGTCCGACAGACTGTCGTATTGCTCACCGAACGCACTAGAGGTGTTGGTCAGTCTGGCTACCCGCCCATCCAGGCCATCCAGAGCCATGGCCACGAAAATGGCAATGGCCGCACTGTCAAAATTGCCGTGCATGGCGGAAATGATGGCGTAGAAGCCCGCAAAGAGCGCCCCGGTGGTAAACAGATTGGGGAGAAAGTACACCCCACGGTGCCGCACCTTCTTGCCGTTCTCGGAAACCTCCTCTACATGCTCGTCAAAGGGGAGAAAACCCTCATCCCCTTCCTGCAGCCGGGAGTCCTGATCGTTGTTTGTCATAGCCACCTCAACACTGAATTTCCTGTCCCCATGGTACACGAAAGCCCGCTGCAGGTGATCCCGCAGCGGGCTGAACGAGTGCTCGGGGCCCGGAGGGCCCCTGCGCAAGAACTCAGTTCTTGGACTTGTCGATGATCTTGTTGGAACCGATCCAGGGCATCATGGCGCGCAGGCGCTCACCGACCTGCTCGATCGGATGCGCCGCATTCAGACGACGACGGGCGGTCATCTCCGGGTAGTTCAGGGCGCCTTCGCTGATAAAGCGCTTGGCGTACTCACCGTTCTGGATGTTGCGCAGGGCCTGACGCATGGCTTCGCGGGACTCGTCATTGATGACCTGGGGACCGGTCACATACTCACCATACTCCGCGTTGTTGGAGATGGAGTAGTTCATGTCGGCAATACCGCCTTCGTACATCAGATCAACAATCAGCTTCAGCTCGTGCAGACACTCGAAGTAGGCCATTTCCGGGGCATAACCGGCTTCCACCAGGGTTTCAAAGCCGGCCTTGACCAGCTCAACGGTACCGCCACACAGCACCGCCTGCTCGCCGAACAGGTCGGTTTCGGTTTCGTCTTTAAAGGTGGTTTCAATAATACCG from Marinimicrobium koreense carries:
- the pssA gene encoding CDP-diacylglycerol--serine O-phosphatidyltransferase; this encodes MTNNDQDSRLQEGDEGFLPFDEHVEEVSENGKKVRHRGVYFLPNLFTTGALFAGFYAIISAMHGNFDSAAIAIFVAMALDGLDGRVARLTNTSSAFGEQYDSLSDMVSFGLAPSLVMFSWALSDLGKLGWAAAFVFAVCAALRLARFNTQIGVVDKKYFVGLASPPSAAILASIVWTGHSGDVSVSVAVASALITTIAGLLMVSNVRYYSFKDIDFRGRVPFVVMLMVVGVFVVVSINPPVVLLCMSVTYGLSGPAIWLWRRRASLVGWVNSSKEGDDSSAQGSAESGEEDAPEEVRKEP